One Roseomonas sp. OT10 DNA window includes the following coding sequences:
- a CDS encoding DUF350 domain-containing protein codes for MTSLAALPAFLAHFVTGLALLASAVALYMRITPHEELALIRAGNTGAAIKLGGAVLGFALPIGSAISHSAGLLDALVWSIVALLAQLAVFFLATRLLPDWRAAMEQRGEVAGAILKAAIAIGAGLLNAACLTT; via the coding sequence ATGACCAGCCTCGCCGCGCTGCCCGCCTTCCTGGCGCATTTCGTCACCGGCCTGGCGCTGCTGGCGTCGGCGGTCGCGCTCTACATGCGCATCACGCCGCATGAGGAGCTGGCGCTGATCCGTGCCGGCAACACGGGGGCGGCCATCAAGCTGGGCGGGGCGGTGCTGGGCTTCGCGCTGCCGATCGGCTCGGCCATCTCCCATTCCGCCGGGCTGCTGGACGCCCTGGTCTGGAGCATCGTCGCCCTGCTGGCCCAGCTCGCCGTCTTCTTCCTCGCGACCCGGCTGCTGCCGGACTGGCGCGCGGCGATGGAGCAGCGCGGCGAGGTGGCGGGCGCCATCCTGAAGGCGGCGATCGCCATCGGCGCGGGGCTGCTGAACGCGGCCTGCCTGACGACCTGA